Within the Pagrus major chromosome 4, Pma_NU_1.0 genome, the region TCTGCCTCGTGTGTTGCGCTAAACGAAGATATAATTTGTGCTTTTGTACGCGGAATATAAACAAACCCCACAAACGGCtcctttcatttaattttctccTAAAATAAATAACCACATATCCCAAATCCAACATGGCCTCCTCCTCACACAAGCCTCCTGCGTACGCGTGTTTTCATTCCAACCAAGCAGCTGATGTCAGCGATCCTCATCAGTGAAATCATCTGCAGTGTGTACTGGAGGCAATGAAAACATGCacacgcaacacacacacacacctgagaccTACGCTGCAGATCGTATTGTGTCATCACTGGTCATGTGacgtacagagagagagagagagagagagagagagggaggtcaGGGGATGAAGGGGAGTAAAGGATTTAATAGGCGTGATTCTCAGAGGAGGAGTTGCTCTACAGGCAGAAATAATCTCATGAGGAGCCAGAGAACCGCAGTCTTAGTAAAATATGAATGACATTCATGATTTTTAGGATATGTGAAGGTTAACAGGAAAGCTCACCTAGATGACACTATGGCTACAGTTCTTCTCCCCCCCTCCAAGTTCTCGTAAAATCAgcttcctcgtcttcctcctaCTTGCTTTTCTGTGGGGCCTCTGTCTAACTCAGCACAGCTAGAAAAACTGTTATTATGTGGCTCTGCCAGCTGACATTCCCAGCAAGCAATAAGAATATTTCTAcctccagagcagctctgccTTTGAAAAATATTTGTACAAGTAAAACTCTAATCTTCTGGGACTTAGAGCCGGCCGAATCACATGAGGCTGCAGTTCTCCGTCTGCTTTTTGAGGTCTTCCAGTGTGGCCTGGGCTTTGTCTTTCAGCTGGTCGATGTCCACGTTCTGGATGTTGGACAGCTGACCCAGCACCGACTGCTTGTGCGTCTCCTCCTGGTTGTCCTCGGCGATCATCTTGGCCAGCTCCGTGGGCAACACCACGTCATCCCCCGCCTGCTGGATCTGGGTCTCGTCCAGCTCGTTCTGCGGTAGATAGACGCATTGGTGCGTGTCCGTGTTGACGCAGCCGACGGGACCGGAGAAAGAAGGACAGAACATTTGAGAAAACAGAAGCAGTGATGCTGTTGGAGACACGGCCAGCTCTTCAGTTCAGACATGCGGCGTCTTTACAGAAGCTTACTTTACCTTTGGTAGTCGGTATTTATCCCGGAAGTGACTTCTAACTGTGGCTCTCTCAGCTTTCTTTTGGGCGAAATTGGCTTCTCGTTCTTGTCTgcaagaaagaaggaaaaattGTTTTTAGATACAGATCTTTCTCAGTGCCAATGAACATACAAATTCAACTAAATTTCTAACCAAAGCTGGCGAGGAAAAGGCCTTTTTTAATCCACTGTGCGCACACACTTTCACCTgctcctcacacacatgcaatcTAAAAATGAGGATCCATTCGTCATTATGTTAAATCTCTGCTTTAAGAGAATCATAAGGCTCATAAGGATTTGGATCTATAGGAGGCCATGTCTCCTCTGAACACTAACTACACGGTGTAGAGccagcaggaggtggagcagcagcagcactgatgcCATGTGGGGGATAAAAAGCAGGAAGCAGGACGTTGTGCTTCTGTTTTAGGAGCCCCAGATGCAGCATCCTGTCAGTCCAAGCACGCCTGTGAGGGATTTCAGTCCTCTTGGGATGTGGAATACTGGAGGTAACCTACTAACTGCAGGCTCACGACGACACCCCCACTTTTACAGCTGTCAACCCACCCTACATATACTGGATTTACCTCACATTATTGCACTCTGCCTTCCTGCAGGTCTGACTTTTAgggtgttttcatctttttttaatgcagaaaaccCTCAAAAGAGCTTCATAACTGTCTGTGAAACATGGGCAGCTTGAGAGAAACCATCTAAGAGATGAAAGATGATGATTGCCTTGAGTCTGACCAGCATACAAAGAGAGGGAAAGGCGTTCAATAGCGATCTGTCTGCTCTGTCGGCCTGGTGACATTTGTCTCTGAACACTCACTCCAGCCTACAGTGTGTGATGcctccagcagagggcagacaCTTGGCTGCTGGCGCTGCTCTCTCCACTCAACATCACTGGAATATTTATGGCTTCAGTGTAGTTTCTCAATCGTCGCTCTTAAATTTGCAAAATTTGCTCAAACGCCTCCAGGACGATGACTTAACAACATGACATAATGCTGAACAAACTTGCCCGTGTGGCCCGAAGCCAAGCATAACATGAATACAGTGAGATTTTATCAGAGTCAGTGAAATACAGTAGGTGCTTGTAACAAAGTCATGGATGATATTCTTCAGAGCTACGCTGGCAGAGGTTGCACTGTACGCCGAGAAGGATCAAATCAGCAGCGTGATCTGAAGGcgggggtggtgggggtggggtgggggacACTGCAGGACTACAGGCATGGTTCGCAAAGTGTTTGTACCCAATGTGTCAGAGGAAGGTCGTTTTATCTGGAGATGCAGCGTTCGTGGTGCTGTCCGTGTGAGCCCGAGCTCACTTTGTATTAACATGAACAGGCCAAACACCAAATGGCACATAGGCCCGTGCTGCGTTCACTCGCAGCCAATGAGTAGAGCTTTGTGTCTTCTCCTCTCAAGGGCATCAGATGACCAGGGTTGTCACTGTGGACCCGGGCGCTCAGGGTGATAAAATGTCTACATGTGACATGTCATTGAGAGCGACCCAACCCAACCCCCCCCCTTCAACCATATTCTGCTTTAATCTGAGCGGTACGAGCTTCTCGGTGATCTATGCTCATGTTTAGCACCTCCTGACTAATAATTCACTTCCACTGAAGGTCACATTATGACGGCAGAGCGTTAAGCATCTCGCCGTGCCTCCTGTGGAGCTCAGTGGGCTGAGTTAGGACTTCACCTCCCACCCATGCTTAAAATGTCTGCACATGGTTCTGTGAGGGACTTTGGATCAAAGTGTTGATCAAATGTGCTGTGCTGATTATAACGTATGCAAACAGAAATATATGATCAGaatcctccatctctcctccacATTATAAATCATGGTAACTTATTCTATGACCTGGGAGGTGAACATCTGATAGGAGAGGTGGAGTCCGGCTCTGAGGGAAGCATCACACTAATCACTGTCTGCTGGGTGAACTCTGGGTGCCAAATGACCTTGTTGTTTACCTTAAACTGTCCTCCAGTGGCTTAGGAGATGAACAccacaaataaacatgtaaattatggaaaaataaacaattcaagaattcagttttgcatgtgagaCACAGAGCGAACATTTAAATGATTGAAGCAAACATAACAAAAGAATAAAGACGCACATCAGCTGTAAAAACGCccacaaaaaagtaaaaaggcaGAGATTGTAATAGCGACCACGCCAAACTACATTcaatttttccacattttaagGCTGCAGCACATTTCTTATAGTGCAAATTAGTCGCAACCATCGTGAGTAGTAACTTCTGTATGCATGATGAAATTCGGCTAAGAAAGTAAAGCCCTAAATTAATTCATATTAGTTCATACTGATGGTTGTTTGCCACACAGTCTGATTCATTATTCAGCCGCACGCCCGGTAATAGGAACATGTGTCGCCCCAGGCACGAATCCCTGTAGACATTTCCGTGGAAGAATGGTTCCAGGAAtcccaaattaaaaaaaaaaaacagtctacACAATTTGCCGAAGCTAAGAGACAGAGAGCTCCCTGGGCGAGAGGAGCAGCTGTGTGCAGAGCGCTCATGTTATGGCACTGATGCGTAAAAAAGCGCACGGCGCACTGGGAGCGCTCCGCTATTTACACACCAGAGAAACGCGCTGTTTAAACACGCCACGTCTCCACTGCTTCTCTGAAACACACTGTAGGTTTTTCATCACAACTTCAACACTCACAAGCTTCAATCATTCTCCTTACTTTTCCTCCTCTAACTGTTGCTGATACTGTTCAAATTCCTCTTGAGTCATCCCCTGCGCGGCGGCGTCTGATTTCTCCGCTTCGGGTTTCTCCTCCGTCAGTCCGCCTGTCAGGTTCTTCAGCTGTCCTCCCACCATGTGTTTCACCATGAAAGCCATGGCTGCGCCTCGGAGAGTCCTCTGTGCGATCGgctgagaggaagaaagaaagttGAAGGGCTTGATGCGCTCTTGGATGGAGCGGTGACGCTGGATAAAAATCCGTCAAACGCCGCTTAAAACAGACGTCTTGGGAGCTTACAAAGTCTCGGTGGGAGCAATCAAAccaggggggggggggagaaaagaaagagagagaattaTTCCAACGGCGCGTCGGAAGCTGGCAGTTTCAGCACCACTGGCCCTGGACAGCTCCGCGCCGTGAAGGATGGAGAGGAGTTGCTCAGTTATGAGTCAACAAGTTTGGCGCTGAACTCTACCAATCCTGTGACTCCGTCCGCAGCCACCACTCCCTCCACCCAATCCCTCCACCCAATCCCAGGCACCGCCGGACTTGGGGTGTGCATGCGCTCGCCGTGGCGCGCGTCAGGCAGTCGTGGGGCCGCTCCCGTCTGATTCAAACTCACGATGGAGCCGCGCTGGGCGTGCAGGACTCCGGGGAgggacaaacaacaacaacacgtgACGAGCCTCCAGTTGTCCCCTGGCTGTTTTCGGTGCCTCTCTGAGTCTCTCCGGGGTCATCCGCGCCGCTGGATTCCTCACACGCAGTTTGTCAACACACAAAGAGTTTTCCTAATTGCAAATTAGTCAAATGGTTGTCTGTTAACCCGCGGCGTGGGTTCGCTTTGTTGGCCTAATCACTAAGAAATGATGATGCTGTAGTCTGATGCTGAgctccagaggaggagaggagaccgAGACGAAGCATCCTCCAGTCAGACACTCATCCTCCACGTGCATTTAATGCCCTTGTAAATATCCCTTGCTCCTCACATCCTAAAATTAGAAATTTTGTCTCCAGTCGCATCGCTGGTAGTGACTCATGTGTCTGTAGTGAGTTCATAATATCAGTGTGTAATGCTTATTATGCCTCCTATAGGATTTCAGTGCTCTGGTGTGTCTTTGATGGGGTGAATAGTTCGACGCTCATCACCAGAAAAGATGATTTATTAAAATGCTGGCTGCTTCTTGTTGACACCGTGTGACGCAGTGTTCAGCTGGAAAGCCTCACTTCTAAAAAtataacctgtgtgtgtgtgtgtgtgtgtgtgtgtgtgtgtgtgtgtgtgtgtgtgtggagggggaaTAATTtaaatctctctgtctctgtgtgagatTCTTGACATCCAAAAAATGTGAAACGGAAACTTTGATTACGAGTCAACAACTCCAGCAGTCTGACACCGAGCCTGGCCTAGTTTCCCGGTCCCTGTGGATCAGCAGAGACGGAGCACgtctcactgtctctttttTGTCACAGGCTTAGCGCGCGAGGCCCCGTTCGCCCCACACCTGGCTCGCTTTTTAAATCTCTGCCCAACTTCAAAGCTTCCGCCGGTGAATGGATCGAAACGTATCTCTGTGAATGAGATCAAACCTGTAATCTCTgtgaaatttaataaaaaagaaagaatttgCCTAACCAGCGTGTTTCGACATGACATTATATCTTTTTGGCTCCTGGTACTCACGCCCATGCGCTCTTGTTCCCAGCCCGGGTCTCACTCACTGTGCTTTTCTTCTGGATTATGGCTGAGCTCTCTGACTACAGGTGCTCCAGCAGGTGCACCGAGGGAGGTTATAATCCAAGATgatgtaaatcacacacacacacactcacactcaggCTTAAATGGTGAAATTTCAGCGAAGAGGAGCGCAGCCTTCACATGGTGACATGTTCTGACAGCTGAGCCTCACGGAAACAATCATGACGGGCGAGAGAGGCGACAGCAGACACCTTAAGAGCTTTTAACAGAGGTGTTTTTTAAACGTATGACTAATATATGAGCTGTTTCTCACCCTCTTCTTGTCCGGCCCAGCCACCAGGACAACATGTTAGAGTAACGCTCCTGCAAACCTCTGATATCTTCACGTCTCTACATGTCGTGTTGGTCAGTaccatgttgacatttctacaaaaggtgtcacatcatgttcacaCTGCATGTTTATGACCCGACTTATCCGGACATGGAGGTGGGGTTAGAGGtcagaaggctgccaagccagcgACCGCAGTTCGAGACTGCGTTTATACTTTTTAAGGAGActtcgggacaatttccagccgtgtttgtggcaacaaaacagactatttaagccaaaacatgtttttaatattgaaaattggacctaaacaaacacaaagttgcaagataaataaacattaaagaggtcatattatgctttttgggtttttacCTTTCTTTTATTGTGCTATGTTGCATTTTTGTGCCTGTACCAGCTGTagcagcgttattttagatcacactaccttggACCCAGCCTACTCTGCCTCCGATTGGCTACACAtgttaagtaatgcgcatgtgcaactctcatcaaagattgaacagaggcgagatgtctcactctgtagctaaaacggagcgttcaagacacagagTGAAAAGGGGATGCTGTAGAAATacaccatatgagaaaaataatgtgttttttgaaaattaaagtatgtaaacctgttctactaggacccccaaataaaagtatgaacctgaaaattagcataatataaCCTCTTTAAGTTTCAacgtacactgccaacattaaTTCCAGTGTGAATAACCACAGAAGCGTCTTGAGTCCTGGTTGCACACTTCTGATTACCCACAGTCGTACAGTCACaatcaactttattttgaaacttcTTTACCTGTTTGTGTGGAAACGTGTCCGACACCAGAGGAGTTGCTAATTAGCGGCCACTTGTCAGTCGAGATCGTGGCCGTACATGTCGCTTAACTAAAGCAGATATAATGTGgacagtagagctgcaacattACTTGAGTCATTGATTTGTTGTCAACCATTTAATTAAAAGCCAACTGTTTGCCAACCAGCTGTCTCTAAAGAATATGCCACGATCAGTGAAATTGGATGGATTTGAGTCCTTCACTTGTAGAAGAGGATGCCATCAGCTGTTAGTTAAATAAGAGCATACGGTGTTGAAATGAAGCCTTCACAGTCAaatacagaggaaaaaaaaaacatcacttaCAGCACCTGATTTAAAAATAGGCTCGTGTTAATGCTGCCTGGCTCCTGCTTGTGCTCCGTTAATTTTACTGCCTACACAGCTTTGGTTAATGTCTCACTGTACTGTGAACAGTAGCAGTTACGCTCTATGTTCAGCACATATGATGCATAAGTGCATGCAAAGCCTTCACACAGATGTTTACTGTCAAAGCCGCGCGTGGCTGCGCACGAACCTGACACGTTTGTTTCCCCTTACAGCATGAACATCTGTGTTTGGTGTTCAAAGACTTGTTTTTTCCTGCCATTAGTCAAAATCTCATTGGCGGAAAGATATTGCGTGCACGATAGTCATCTTTTGGCctttgaataaaaataagaagAGCGTTTGAGCCAAAAGCAACAAAAGGTTACAGAAGCTTGACATTCTGCGGTTGTTGTTCGGCAGGAGCGATCAGGGTGTGAGTCAACACAACCCAAAGCATCACGCTGGCTCCCGCCCAGTCACACTTCCAGCCTGGTTACACTTGATCTTCTAGGATTAGGAGCCTGTGTGGGATTGGGGAGAGATGGGTTTATGTACACCATCGCAGACACCGGCTGATCCTCGGCAGCCGAGTGTTACACCTTTGTTTCTTTTGACATGAGATGACAAGGGATTAGACTCATCAAACAAATGTGCCCTGCAGCAAACAATGTGCACGTTCAGGGAGtttttttacattcacacaGGCGGAGATGATGCCATTAGCAAGTCACTAGGAGGCCTGTCTTTGAGTGGCACCCCCCTCATGAGCTGACAAAATATCACGCTAATCCCATTAGAAGTGGGAAGTGCTCTGTGTACTCGATGACAAAAATAGTACTCGTATCAAGAAAGAATCTGAGGCTGTTTGAGCAGGAAAGTGATTTACTGAGATGTATCTGTACCTGCGTCAGCTCCTGACCACTGATCGAACAGACAGGTGGGGTCGCAGCAGCGTGGCACCATATGGTGGGAAGCGAGTCACCCCAGCGGTGGTGGTTTGATGCCCCGCAGGCTGTCCAGGAGGTGTTGAACTACACCGCGTGTCAGCATGGCAACTGTCCCCCCGGCTAACATCAACTACTTCCACAAGAACTGAATATTATGGCCCTGCAACAGAGCAAAAGAAGAGCATTTAAACTTTTGAACTtgacatttaaagctgcattaaacCTGGTCTGTGTAAAACGTTGCCCTTTTTAAAAGGGACGATTTCTAAAATATGGCCAGAGTTTTGGTTTGAAGCTTTCAAAAAATGAGTTaacatgaagaaacaacagagttgATGTTGTGTCAAAGATGTCAATGTATTTTGTTGAAGAGCTGTTGaggtcagcatgctaaccagctacagGTACTGTCCCGTACCGCTACAGGCACTGGTCTGATAGCCCCCATAGTTTAAACCTAGAGATGCAAAAGCGGTGAGTTCGCTACTTAATAATAagtcaagaaaaacaaaaaaaatgtcaagaaattgtagaaattgaaatatttttacatctattttccttatcaaaatgaaaaatacaaccatacaaCTTCTGActtcaagtttctctctcttaccAAACTAAGAAAAGCTTAATTGTCTGCCGTGTCTTCTCTTCCCCGGGGTCACAGCAggtgtaaatcacctctgtaccgTATCCCCTGTCTAAACATTGGCATCTGTCAGTCTCGgaagctgtgttcagtcccagtttggtgtcCAGCCGAGTTCACTGGTCACCCACGATGACTCCCCAGACGTCTGAGGTCGAAGTGTAGGCAGACGGCTAACTGAGCCACATGCTAACGGCAGCTGGTCGCCAAATgacagctacagcaaagagtagcaGGTCTAGGCAGTAAGCGGTCATGCTGCCCTATAGTTTGGCTATTTCTTACAGATATGACCAAAAGCTGGCAACAATCTACATACATCTTTGTTTTATCTCTTTGTACCTGtacaccttttgttttttcttacacGCAGCTGCTGACATTAATACGGTATTTTCTTGAAACATGTGCTCGGCAGATACAAGTCAACTCTCTTTCCCGGCTCGTTTCAGTCAACTCTGATGAGAAACGGTCGACACATCCCTCTCAGTGCTTCGACATCCTGACAGAAATCATTACAGAAAGTTTTTCCTTGTCCTCTCGTGTTAATGACTTTGCCTAATACTTTGTGATTTCCTTCCGATTCAACGTGCACACTTTCACGGAGGGGCAGTGGCCTCtttcaacacagaaaaaaaaatacatttctgaaaaaaaaagctgataaCTGAAAACAGGAAGCCATAATGGGATTCAAACTTCACATTGGCGTGTTTGAACGTGTGAGAGGAAGCTGCTAAGAGACACAGTCGGTGACAGAATTCACAGCAGACAAATGTGCAAATCAAAAGTgagaaacatgaaacacaaatgttcaGAGGAATTGGCTGAAATAGGTTGTGAAATTGAGTGTTAACAGAGAAAAGGCCCAAAATGGTCCGAAACATTGGAGAGCAGCTGCCTCCAGAATTGCAATAACACGTTCGCCGGTCTGGGACGTCACAGCAGAAATCACAAAGACAAGTCATCACCGAAATAAATGGAAACATCTAAACTGTTGATGAGTGAGACCATGAACCCACACGGATGTCAGGGAGGCAGCAGACGGGGATCAATCTGATTGTGGACTATCATTTCCACATACTGTCTGTACTTTAGGTGTGGGGCTGCATCATGATTTGGGCTTAGTCAATGTCCTGTAATCCTTTATGTTAATAATTTAGATAATAGTGTGCTTCCAAACCTGTAGCTACATTTTGATGAGGGCCCCTTCCTGTTACAACAAAGTGAGATATGAGGTAGGAGGAAGTATAATGATGCGTATGACGCCGCCTTGCACAATTAAGA harbors:
- the cplx3b gene encoding complexin-3b, whose product is MAFMVKHMVGGQLKNLTGGLTEEKPEAEKSDAAAQGMTQEEFEQYQQQLEEEKQEREANFAQKKAERATVRSHFRDKYRLPKNELDETQIQQAGDDVVLPTELAKMIAEDNQEETHKQSVLGQLSNIQNVDIDQLKDKAQATLEDLKKQTENCSLM